The Microbacterium forte sequence CCGAGCCCGACTCGCCCACGATCGCGACGGTCTCGCCCGGCATGACGTCGAAGCTGACTCCGTGGAGCACTTCGCGCAGACCCTCCTGCGTGCGGAACGCGACTGTGAGGTCGCGGATGCTCAGCAGCGGGACCTGTTCGGTGATTCGCTCGCTCATCGGCGTGCCCTCGCCTTCGGGTCGAGGGCGTCTCGGATGAGCTCGCCCAGGGTGACGAACGCCAGCACCGCGAGGGTGAGCGCGATCGACGGATAGATGAGTGCCATCGGTGCGACACGCAGTGATGCCTGAGCCTTCGCGATGTCGTTACCCCACGACATCACGTCACTGCCGAGCCCCACGCCGAGGAACGACAGCGTCGCCTCCGCGACGATCGCCGCCGCGAGTCCGAGGGTCGAGACGACGAGGAGCGGCGCGATGGCGTTCGGGACGACGTGATTCAAGAGGATCTTGAACTTGGACTGCCCGAGCGCCTGTGAGGCCATCACGAAGTCCGCTTGACGCACCCGGAGCACCTCAGCGCGTACGACGCGAGCCGTCGAGGCCCACGCGAATGCTCCGATGGCGAATGCGAGTGTCCACACCGAACGGGAGTCCCGGAACACGGTCATCACGACCACGGCCGCGAGGATGTACGGGATCGCGAAGAAGATGTCGCCGATGCGCGACAGCAGGCCATCGAGCCAGCCGCCGTAGAAGCCCGCGAGGGCTCCCATGATCAGTCCGAGGATCGACGAGATCAGGGTCGCGATGAGGCCGACTGCGAGAGAGGTCTGCGAACCCCAGACGATGCGGGCGTAGATGTCACAGCCCTGGAACGTGAACCCGAGCGGGTGGCCGTCGGTCGGACCGCCGTTGCTGTTCGCCAGCTGGCAGTCGTCGTTCGGAGGTGTGGCGGTGAACAGTGTCGGCCACAAAGCCATCACGAGGAAGAAGAGCGCCAGCACTATCGAGAACCAGAACAGCGGTCGACGCCGCACGTCGAACCAGGCGTCTCGCCACAGATTGCTGGGCTTGTCGGAGATGCGGACGGCGTCGACAGCGATCGACTCCGTCTCGATCGGAGCGACGTAGTGCTTCTGAGAGGTGGGATCAGGCATAGCGAATCCTCGGGTCGAGCAGACCGTAGAGCAGGTCGATGAGAAGGTTCACCAACACGTACAGGATGACGAACACGGTCACGAACGAGACGACCGTGGGTCCCTCGCCGCGCTGGATCGCCTGGAACAGCGTGTTTCCCACACCGGGGACGTTGAAGATGCCCTCGGTGACAGTGGCACCCACGAGCAGCACGCCGAAGTTCGTGGCGGAGTTGGTGATCACGGGGATCAGCGAGTTGCGCAGCACGTGCACGGGCAGCACGCGGTTGCGCGAGAGGCCCTTGCTGTACGCCGTGCGCACCCAGTCCTGGTTGAGGGTCTCGATGACGGAGCTGCGCATCAGACGCATGCTGACGGCGTAGAGGCTGAAGCCGAGCACGATCGCCGGCAGCCAGAGACCGCCCCAGTCGTTGTCGGCGCCGACAGTGGGCTTGAACCATCCGAGCTGGATCGCGAGGAAGTACTGTGCGAGGAACGCGACGACGAAGATCGGGATCGCGATCGCGACCAGCGCGACGACGAGCGAGATGTTGTCGAAGAGCTTGCCCTTGCGCAGCGCTGAGATGGTGCCGATGATGATCGCCAGCACGAACTCGATGGCGATCGCCATCACCGCGAGGCGCCCCGTCACCGGAAGCGTGGCGGCGAGCACTGCAGAAACCGGCCGACCGGAGTAGGTGGTGCCCAGGTCGCCTTGGAACACGCCGGTGATGTAGTACCAGTACTGCACGATGAACGGGTCGTTCAGGTGGTACTGCTCGCGCAGCTGCGTGACGACTGCCGGACTCGGCGTCTTGTCGCCGAACAGGGCGAGGATCGGATCGCCGGGCATGGCGAACACGAGGAAGTAAATGAGCAGGGTGGCTCCGAAGAAGACCGGGATCACCTGCAGTAGACGTCTCAGAATGTAACCGAGCATCCGCTTGTCCCTTCTTAGAGGGCAGAGAAAGCCGTGCGAACACAAGCCTGTGAGGCGGTGACGAAGAATCGTCACCGCCTCACAGGTGAAGTGCCGTCAGACTTTACTCGCCGGCCTTCGTGATCTCGTAGTACAGCGGAACCGAGTTCCAGCCGAACGTGACGTTGTCGACGTTCTCGCTGAAGCCACCGGTCACGTTCGAATACCACAGCGGGATCGCGGGAAGGTCCTGGAAGAGGACTTCCTGAGCCTTGCTGAAGTCCTCGATCTGCGCGTCGGCGTCGGGGTTGCTGATTCCGGCCTTGATGAGGTCGTCGAACTCGGGGTTCGAGTAGTCACCGTCGTTGGAACCGGCGCCCGTTGCGTAGAGCGGTCCGAGGAAGTTGTACAGACCCGGGTAGTCGGCCTGCCAGCCCGAACGCGCTGCCGTGGTGATGGAGCGGTCGTTGATCTTGGTGCGAAGATCCTGGAAGGTCGGGTACGGGTCGCCCGATGCCTCGATGCCGAGCGTGTTCTTGATGCTGTTGCTCACCGCGTCGACCCAGGCGTCGTGCCCGCCGTCGGAGTTGTAAGCGATCTTGAACTCGCCGTCCCACGGCGAGATGGCGTCGGCCTCGGCCCACAGCTCCTTCGCCTTCTCGGGGTCGTAGTCGAGGACCTCGCTGCCGGGAACCGAGTCGGACCAGCCCGCGATGACCGGCGACGTGAAGTCGGCTGCCGGGGTGCGAGTGCCCGAGAAGATGGTCTCGGTGATCTCTTCGCGGTTGATGGCCATCGACAGCGCCTGACGACGCAGCTGGCCCTCTTCGCCGCTGAAGTGCGGGAGGAACTGACCGATGGTGAACGACTGGAACACAGCCGACGGCTGGTTCACCGCGCGGTCGCCGAGCTCGTCTGCGAAGACGGGCAGGGAGTTGGTCGGGATCGCGTCGATGACGTCGACCTCGTTCGACAGCAGGTCGGCGTATGCCGCTTCCTGCGTGGCGTAGAACTTGATGGTCAGACCGCCGTTGGCCGCCTTGCGGGGGCCGTCGTAGTCGTCGTTGCGCACGAGGTCGATCTGCACGTCGTGCTGCCACGCGTCTTCGCCGTCGATCATGTACGGGCCGTTGCCGATCGGGAACTGGCCGAAGGCCTCCATGTCCTCGAAGGCGGCGTCGGGCAGCGGGTAGAACGCCGAGTATCCGAGACGCAGAGCGAAGTCGGAAGCCGGCTTGTTCAGCGCGATCGTGAAGGTGTAGTCGTCGACCTGCTTGAGGCCGGCCATGTCGCCCTGCGCGCCGAACACGTCGTCATCGGGGTTCGCGGGGTCACCGGCGTCGTTGATGAAGCCCTCGATGTCCTCGAAGAAGTAGCCCGAGAGCTGAGCGTTCTCCGCCTGAGCGCCGTAGTTCCACGCCTTGATGAAGTTGTCGGCGGTGACTTCTTCACCGTCGGTGAAGGTCAGGCCTTCCTTGATCTTGACGGTGAGGTTCTGCGGGTCCTCCGTGGTGATCTCCTCAGCGACGTCGTTGACGGGCTTGCCGTCGGCGTCGTAGTAGATCAGACCGGCGAAGATCTCGTCGAGGATCTTTCCGCCACCCACCTCGTTGGTGTTGGTGGGGATCAGCGGGTTCTCGGGCTCCGAGCCGTTCGTCGTGATGATGGCGTCCGCGTCACCGGTTGCACCGGATCCGCCGTCGCCGTCGTCGCTTCCACCGCTCGCGCAGCCCGCGAGCGCCAGGGCGCCGATCGCGAACAACGCAGTGCCCGCAAGGGCGATCTTGTTGCGCTTCACTTTGTGTCCTCCTGTGGACGGGTATTCATCAGACTGCGCGCTCATCGTCGAACGCGTAGGGATAGTTGACTGTAACCCGCGATTCAGGGGACTCCGCTCTCGGCTAATGAACCGTTACTGAGTGGTGATCAACTGAAACATCCCTGAAACACGCGGAAATGCACGGAAACGAGCGACGGCGTCGCGTCCGGATGGACGCGACGCCGTCGCTCGTCAGGATTCGTCTCAGGCGAACGCCTCGATCGGCGGGCAGGCGCACACGAGGTTGCGATCGCCGTACGCCTGATCGATGCGGCGCACCGGCGGCCAGTACTTGCCTGCCACGAGAGCGTGCACCGGGTAGGCCGCGTCCTCCCGCGTGTAGGCGTGGTTCCACTCCCCCGCGATCAGCGAGACCGCGGTGTGCGGAGCGTTGACCAGCGGGTTGTCGTCCGCGGGCCAGCGCCCGGCGGCGACGGCATCCGCCTCGGCCTTGATCATGATCATGGCCTCGATGAACCGCTCGATCTCGCCGAGGTCCTCGGACTCCGTGGGTTCCACCATGAGCGTGCCCGCGACGGGGAACGACATGGTGGGGGCGTGGAATCCGTAGTCGATGAGTCGCTTGGCCACATCGTCGACCGTTATTCCGGTCTCCTCTCGGAGGGGCCGCAGGTCGAGGATGCACTCGTGCGCCACCCGACCGTCTTCTCCCGCGTACAGCACCGGGAAGTGCTCGCCGAGGCGCGCTGCGATGTAGTTCGCCGACAGCACGGCCGCTGCGGTCGCATGGCGGAGGCCGTCCGCCCCCATCATCCGCACGTACGACCAGGAGATCGGCAGGATGCCGGCCGACCCGTACGGCGCGGCGGACACGGCGCCACCCTCGAAGACGAA is a genomic window containing:
- a CDS encoding peptide ABC transporter substrate-binding protein; this translates as MKRNKIALAGTALFAIGALALAGCASGGSDDGDGGSGATGDADAIITTNGSEPENPLIPTNTNEVGGGKILDEIFAGLIYYDADGKPVNDVAEEITTEDPQNLTVKIKEGLTFTDGEEVTADNFIKAWNYGAQAENAQLSGYFFEDIEGFINDAGDPANPDDDVFGAQGDMAGLKQVDDYTFTIALNKPASDFALRLGYSAFYPLPDAAFEDMEAFGQFPIGNGPYMIDGEDAWQHDVQIDLVRNDDYDGPRKAANGGLTIKFYATQEAAYADLLSNEVDVIDAIPTNSLPVFADELGDRAVNQPSAVFQSFTIGQFLPHFSGEEGQLRRQALSMAINREEITETIFSGTRTPAADFTSPVIAGWSDSVPGSEVLDYDPEKAKELWAEADAISPWDGEFKIAYNSDGGHDAWVDAVSNSIKNTLGIEASGDPYPTFQDLRTKINDRSITTAARSGWQADYPGLYNFLGPLYATGAGSNDGDYSNPEFDDLIKAGISNPDADAQIEDFSKAQEVLFQDLPAIPLWYSNVTGGFSENVDNVTFGWNSVPLYYEITKAGE
- a CDS encoding ABC transporter permease yields the protein MLGYILRRLLQVIPVFFGATLLIYFLVFAMPGDPILALFGDKTPSPAVVTQLREQYHLNDPFIVQYWYYITGVFQGDLGTTYSGRPVSAVLAATLPVTGRLAVMAIAIEFVLAIIIGTISALRKGKLFDNISLVVALVAIAIPIFVVAFLAQYFLAIQLGWFKPTVGADNDWGGLWLPAIVLGFSLYAVSMRLMRSSVIETLNQDWVRTAYSKGLSRNRVLPVHVLRNSLIPVITNSATNFGVLLVGATVTEGIFNVPGVGNTLFQAIQRGEGPTVVSFVTVFVILYVLVNLLIDLLYGLLDPRIRYA
- a CDS encoding ABC transporter permease is translated as MPDPTSQKHYVAPIETESIAVDAVRISDKPSNLWRDAWFDVRRRPLFWFSIVLALFFLVMALWPTLFTATPPNDDCQLANSNGGPTDGHPLGFTFQGCDIYARIVWGSQTSLAVGLIATLISSILGLIMGALAGFYGGWLDGLLSRIGDIFFAIPYILAAVVVMTVFRDSRSVWTLAFAIGAFAWASTARVVRAEVLRVRQADFVMASQALGQSKFKILLNHVVPNAIAPLLVVSTLGLAAAIVAEATLSFLGVGLGSDVMSWGNDIAKAQASLRVAPMALIYPSIALTLAVLAFVTLGELIRDALDPKARARR